In Nitrosophilus labii, the following proteins share a genomic window:
- a CDS encoding histidine triad nucleotide-binding protein, whose translation MCIFCKIVNGEIPSNKVLENEEFMAFHDISPKAPIHVLIIPKQHIENFQSTPSEIMAKMTPFIQEVAKTLSLDKTGYRLIVNNGEDGGQEVMHLHFHILGGTKLLWPYLAPEKEAKKYV comes from the coding sequence ATGTGTATTTTTTGTAAAATCGTAAATGGCGAGATTCCTTCTAACAAAGTTTTGGAAAACGAAGAGTTTATGGCTTTTCACGATATCAGCCCAAAAGCTCCGATTCATGTTTTGATAATTCCTAAACAGCATATCGAAAACTTTCAAAGTACTCCAAGCGAAATAATGGCTAAAATGACACCCTTCATTCAGGAAGTGGCAAAAACTCTATCTCTAGACAAAACAGGATATAGGTTAATTGTAAATAACGGCGAAGATGGAGGGCAAGAAGTTATGCATCTTCATTTTCATATATTAGGAGGAACAAAACTTCTTTGGCCTTATCTAGCACCCGAAAAAGAGGCTAAAAAGTATGTATAA
- the pheT gene encoding phenylalanine--tRNA ligase subunit beta, with the protein MIISRSWLQEWLDISGITTEEIIKKLNSIGLEVAEYKKIDIPSKVVVGKVLECEKHPNADKLSVCKVDVGDGIKQIVCGAKNVAKDQYVPVALVGTILPGDFKIKPAKLRGVDSEGMICSSTEIGLPKLEDGIMILDESIGKLELGKEIREYKILNDEIIDIELTANRGDCLSIYGIARELSAAFDISVKNIEDIVFDNNEKMQLGIGRVLHIKHEECDSSLLYKVFSKKDYKNPLKIRVRLGFIEEDLKNEIENLAFYTTYSVGTILRSYGYNIFKKDNDALIEIKKDENFMDAVFNDKKVSIIGINQIKESKPSKEDPYFIIEASYTDPELLAKKYYEACKKNKIDTDWVYYRSSRGSNPDLYMGMDYFCYLVKEYSDIDIFSGTHEILKDKETQTINVNLDNLSKLIGQEVSHNKIVNILVKLGFSIVKSEDKNLVIKIAPFRHDIKNEQDIAEECVRFIGIDNIEPKPFKFEEKNRINEAMRDFKKRKDLRTKAVSAGFYETTNYIFTDKEKLKKYGLKIVKNELDLINPITNDLNTLRTSLIPGLLEQVVNNVKNGKRGIRLFEIGTIFDENRNESTSFALIFSGIKEEDSVSNHGKPDEVDFDTFVKKISSIIGDFELEKCNVQNSLMHTFQSANILKNGTVLGKVYKLHIQCQKELELPVTYICELDFEKIPYSLKEAKEYSKYQVAFRDLSVLVDKDIQFLKIKEILKKNLPKEVKRFYPVDIYESEKLGDKKSLTIRFVVQSDEKTLSEDEIGTIMQSLLDILKTQINAELR; encoded by the coding sequence ATGATAATTTCAAGAAGTTGGTTACAAGAGTGGTTAGATATTTCAGGTATTACAACCGAAGAGATCATTAAAAAATTAAACTCTATAGGACTTGAAGTTGCTGAATATAAAAAGATAGATATTCCTTCAAAAGTAGTCGTGGGAAAAGTTTTAGAGTGTGAAAAACATCCTAACGCTGATAAACTTTCTGTTTGCAAAGTTGATGTAGGCGATGGAATAAAACAGATTGTGTGCGGTGCAAAAAATGTGGCTAAAGATCAGTATGTACCTGTAGCTTTGGTAGGTACGATTTTACCTGGAGATTTTAAAATAAAGCCTGCTAAACTCAGAGGCGTAGATAGTGAAGGAATGATCTGTTCATCAACAGAGATAGGCCTGCCTAAACTTGAAGACGGAATAATGATTTTAGATGAGAGTATAGGTAAACTAGAACTTGGAAAAGAGATTAGAGAGTATAAAATATTAAATGATGAGATTATCGATATAGAGCTAACCGCAAATAGAGGCGATTGCCTAAGTATTTATGGTATAGCACGAGAACTAAGTGCTGCTTTTGATATTTCTGTTAAAAATATTGAGGATATAGTATTTGATAATAATGAAAAGATGCAGCTAGGTATAGGAAGAGTTCTACATATTAAGCATGAAGAGTGTGATTCAAGTTTGTTATATAAAGTCTTTTCCAAAAAAGATTATAAAAACCCTTTGAAAATCAGAGTTAGACTTGGCTTTATAGAAGAGGATCTAAAAAACGAGATCGAAAACCTTGCGTTTTATACTACATACTCTGTAGGAACCATCCTTAGAAGTTATGGATACAATATATTTAAAAAAGATAATGATGCATTGATTGAGATAAAGAAAGATGAAAACTTTATGGATGCTGTATTTAATGATAAAAAAGTCTCTATTATTGGTATAAATCAAATAAAAGAGTCTAAACCGTCAAAAGAAGATCCATATTTTATAATTGAAGCTAGCTATACAGACCCTGAACTACTTGCAAAAAAATATTATGAAGCGTGTAAAAAAAACAAAATAGATACGGATTGGGTATATTACAGAAGTAGTCGTGGTAGTAACCCAGATCTCTATATGGGGATGGACTATTTTTGTTATCTTGTTAAAGAGTATAGTGATATAGATATATTTTCAGGAACACACGAAATATTAAAAGATAAAGAGACTCAGACAATAAATGTGAATCTAGACAATCTTTCAAAGCTTATTGGACAGGAAGTATCCCATAATAAAATAGTAAATATTTTGGTAAAACTTGGATTTAGTATTGTAAAAAGTGAAGATAAAAATCTAGTGATAAAAATTGCTCCCTTTAGGCATGATATAAAAAATGAACAAGATATTGCCGAAGAGTGTGTAAGATTCATCGGAATAGACAACATAGAGCCGAAACCTTTTAAATTTGAAGAGAAAAATCGCATAAATGAGGCGATGAGAGATTTTAAAAAGAGAAAAGATTTAAGAACCAAAGCGGTTTCGGCAGGTTTTTATGAAACAACTAATTATATTTTTACCGATAAAGAGAAATTGAAGAAGTATGGTTTAAAAATCGTAAAAAACGAATTAGATCTTATAAATCCGATAACCAACGATTTAAACACTTTAAGAACATCTTTAATTCCTGGACTCTTAGAGCAAGTTGTAAATAATGTAAAAAATGGAAAAAGAGGTATAAGACTTTTTGAAATAGGAACAATTTTTGATGAAAATAGAAATGAATCCACATCTTTTGCACTGATTTTCAGCGGTATTAAAGAAGAAGATAGTGTTTCTAACCACGGAAAGCCGGACGAAGTTGATTTTGATACGTTTGTAAAAAAAATCTCTTCAATAATAGGAGATTTTGAGCTTGAAAAGTGTAATGTTCAAAATAGTCTTATGCACACTTTTCAATCCGCAAATATTTTGAAAAACGGTACTGTTTTGGGAAAAGTTTACAAATTGCATATCCAGTGTCAAAAAGAACTTGAATTACCGGTTACATATATTTGCGAACTTGATTTTGAGAAGATTCCATACAGTTTGAAAGAAGCAAAAGAGTATTCAAAATATCAAGTAGCTTTTAGAGATTTGAGTGTTTTGGTAGATAAAGATATACAATTTTTAAAAATTAAAGAGATTTTAAAAAAGAATCTGCCGAAAGAGGTGAAAAGATTTTATCCTGTAGATATTTATGAAAGTGAGAAGCTTGGGGATAAAAAGAGTTTGACGATAAGATTTGTTGTTCAATCAGATGAAAAGACATTGAGTGAAGATGAGATAGGTACTATAATGCAAAGTTTATTGGATATTTTAAAAACCCAGATAAATGCGGAGCTTAGATGA
- the pheS gene encoding phenylalanine--tRNA ligase subunit alpha yields the protein MEEWIKKIAEALDLEELEKIRIAIFGKKGILAKEFAKLKTLSNEEKPKVAKELNEVKIKFNELIAKKRDELEKKVLDEELKKDEIDVSLFSPYNNKGALHPVQDTLDRIIEYFVSMNFSIETGPLVEDDFHNFEALNLPKYHPARDMQDTFYFKDEKLLRTHTSPVQIRTMQKHKPPIRMISPGAVFRRDFDLTHTPMFHQVEGLLVDKKGEVSFANLKYILSDFLHHMFGEVDIRYRPSFFPFTEPSAEVDISCIFCKGKGCRVCSQTGWLEVLGCGMVDPNVFEAVGYKEVSGYAFGLGVERFAMLIHKIPDLRSLFEGDLRLLEQFR from the coding sequence TTGGAAGAGTGGATTAAAAAAATAGCTGAAGCTTTAGATTTGGAAGAGCTGGAAAAGATACGAATTGCTATATTTGGTAAAAAAGGAATTTTAGCCAAAGAGTTTGCGAAATTAAAAACACTTTCAAACGAAGAGAAACCAAAAGTAGCTAAAGAGTTGAATGAAGTTAAGATAAAGTTTAATGAATTAATAGCTAAAAAGAGAGATGAACTGGAGAAAAAAGTACTCGATGAAGAGCTTAAAAAAGATGAGATAGATGTCTCTTTATTTTCCCCTTACAATAATAAAGGAGCACTACATCCAGTACAAGATACTCTTGATAGAATCATAGAATATTTTGTTTCTATGAACTTTTCCATAGAAACTGGACCACTAGTAGAAGACGACTTCCACAATTTCGAAGCTCTAAATCTTCCTAAATACCATCCGGCAAGAGATATGCAAGATACCTTTTATTTTAAAGATGAAAAACTTTTGAGAACACACACTTCTCCAGTACAGATAAGAACAATGCAAAAACACAAACCACCTATACGAATGATAAGTCCAGGAGCTGTATTTAGAAGAGATTTTGATCTGACTCACACTCCTATGTTTCATCAAGTAGAGGGTCTTTTGGTTGATAAAAAAGGGGAAGTAAGCTTTGCAAATCTTAAATATATATTGAGCGACTTTTTGCATCATATGTTTGGAGAAGTGGATATCAGATACAGACCGAGTTTTTTCCCGTTTACTGAGCCTTCTGCAGAAGTAGATATAAGCTGTATTTTTTGCAAAGGCAAAGGGTGTAGAGTCTGTTCACAAACTGGATGGCTTGAGGTCTTAGGATGCGGTATGGTGGACCCTAATGTTTTTGAAGCTGTAGGCTATAAAGAGGTAAGCGGATATGCTTTTGGATTGGGAGTTGAGAGATTTGCTATGCTTATACACAAAATCCCAGATCTTAGAAGTCTTTTTGAAGGAGATTTAAGACTATTGGAGCAGTTTAGATGA
- the argH gene encoding argininosuccinate lyase: protein MAKMWSGRFEKETSKLLDEFNASLMFDKELYKEDIKGSIAHAKMLNKRGILTDSELKDIVKGLKEIETEIEEGKFGFNISDEDIHMAIEKRLTEKIGYAGKKLHTARSRNDQVALDFRLYVLRKDKELSSLIKNLVHTLLDISKKHKNTILPGMTHLQHAQPISFSYHMLAYASMFKRDIERFESSYERNSYSPLGCAALAGTPHPIDREMVAKELGFKSTTINCLDTVSDRDFALEILFNIATLMMHISRLAEELIIWSSYEFKFITISDDYATGSSIMPQKKNPDVPELLRGKTGRTYGNLISLLTVMKGLPLAYNKDMQEDKEGVFDSVKTAEISLVILNEVLKTMHINEENMYKAAKIGHLTATDLADYLVEKCGIPFREAHFITGRAVALAESRGKDISDLSFEELKSIDDRIQEDVLEYLKLEHSMNSRNSLGATSVSQVEKQIEFFEKWLKEKE, encoded by the coding sequence ATGTTCGATAAAGAACTTTATAAAGAGGATATTAAAGGCTCTATTGCTCATGCAAAAATGCTCAATAAAAGAGGTATTTTAACTGATAGTGAGTTGAAAGATATTGTAAAAGGTTTGAAAGAGATAGAAACAGAGATAGAAGAAGGAAAATTTGGGTTTAATATATCTGATGAAGATATTCATATGGCTATCGAAAAGAGACTTACAGAAAAGATTGGATATGCTGGCAAAAAGCTTCATACTGCAAGAAGTAGAAATGATCAGGTAGCTTTGGATTTTAGACTTTATGTACTTAGAAAAGACAAAGAATTATCTTCTTTGATAAAAAATCTCGTACATACTTTGTTAGATATATCAAAAAAACACAAAAATACGATTCTTCCTGGAATGACACATCTTCAGCATGCACAGCCTATCTCATTTTCATATCATATGCTAGCTTACGCTTCTATGTTTAAAAGAGATATTGAAAGGTTTGAAAGTTCTTATGAAAGAAACAGCTACTCTCCTTTGGGATGTGCCGCTTTAGCTGGAACTCCTCATCCGATAGATAGAGAAATGGTTGCGAAAGAGCTTGGATTTAAATCTACAACTATAAACTGCTTAGATACGGTAAGCGATAGAGATTTTGCGTTAGAGATACTTTTTAATATCGCAACGCTTATGATGCATATTTCAAGACTTGCAGAGGAGCTTATTATTTGGTCAAGTTATGAGTTTAAATTTATTACTATTAGTGATGATTACGCAACTGGAAGTTCCATAATGCCGCAAAAGAAAAATCCAGATGTTCCAGAGCTTTTAAGAGGAAAAACAGGTAGAACGTATGGTAACTTAATATCACTTTTAACAGTTATGAAAGGATTACCGCTAGCATACAATAAAGATATGCAAGAGGATAAAGAGGGTGTTTTTGATAGTGTTAAAACAGCTGAAATTAGTTTAGTAATTTTAAATGAAGTTTTAAAAACTATGCATATAAATGAAGAAAATATGTATAAAGCAGCTAAAATAGGACATTTAACAGCTACTGATCTAGCCGATTATCTTGTTGAAAAATGTGGAATACCTTTTAGGGAAGCTCATTTTATAACAGGACGTGCCGTAGCGCTTGCAGAGAGTAGAGGAAAAGATATTAGTGATCTTAGTTTCGAAGAGCTTAAAAGTATAGATGATAGGATACAAGAGGATGTTTTAGAGTATTTAAAATTGGAGCACTCTATGAACTCTAGGAACTCTTTGGGTGCCACTTCTGTTTCACAGGTTGAAAAGCAGATAGAATTTTTTGAAAAATGGTTAAAAGAAAAGGAATAA